The Glycine soja cultivar W05 chromosome 6, ASM419377v2, whole genome shotgun sequence genome has a window encoding:
- the LOC114416885 gene encoding 3-deoxy-manno-octulosonate cytidylyltransferase, mitochondrial-like, whose protein sequence is MAICSSPSSSSSSSSSTSSFGSSNTAKAWIIHGIVAGVAIAAAVGARAYMTRFSKFRSRVVGIIPARFASSRFEGKPLVQILGKPMIQRTWERAKLAATLDHVVVATDDEKIADCCRQFGADVIMTSESCRNGTERCNEALQKLGKKYDIVVNIQGDEPLIEPEIIDGVVKALQAAPDAVFSTAVTSLKPEDAHDPNRVKCVVDNRGYAIYFSRGLIPFNKSGKVNQLFPYLLHLGIQSYDAKFLNIYPNLRPTPLQLEEDLEQLKVLENGYKMKVIKVHHEAHGVDTPEDVGKIESLMRERNLS, encoded by the exons ATGGCAATTTGTTCCTCACCATCATCGTCAtcgtcatcttcttcttctacgtCGTCGTTTGGTTCCTCGAACACCGCGAAGGCGTGGATAATCCATGGCATTGTGGCCGGAGTGGCGATTGCTGCGGCGGTGGGCGCACGCGCTTACATGACCCGATTCAGCAAGTTTCGGAGCCGGGTCGTGGGCATCATACCCGCCCGATTCGCTTCCTCGCGCTTTGAGGGAAAGCCTCTCGTTCAAATCCTGGGCAAGCCCATGATCCAG AGAACATGGGAAAGGGCAAAGCTGGCAGCTACATTAGATCATGTTG TTGTGGCAACTGATGATGAAAAGATTGCTGACTGCTGTAGACAATTTGGAGCTGATGTTATAATGACCTCAGAATCTTGCAGAAATG GTACGGAGCGCTGCAATGAAGCCCTACAGAAACTTgggaaaaaatatgatattgttGTCAACATTCAGGGTGATGAGCCACTTATTGAACCTGAGATAATCGATGGTGTTGTGAAAGCTTTGCAG GCAGCTCCAGATGCAGTGTTCAGCACAGCAGTCACATCTTTGAAGCCTGAAGATGCCCATGATCCAAATAGAGTGAAATGTGTGGTAGATAACCGTGGCTATGCCATTTACTTTTCACGAGGATTAATCCCATTCAACAA GTCAGGGAAGGTCAATCAACTGTTCCCGTATTTGCTTCATCTTGGGATTCAG AGCTATGATGCAAAGTTTTTGAATATATACCCTAATCTTCGACCTACTCCTTTGCAACTTGAGGAGGATTTGGAGCAGCTTAAAGTCCTTGAGAATGGCTACAAGATGAAG GTGATAAAAGTTCATCATGAGGCTCATGGTGTTGACACTCCTGAAGATGTTGGAAAGATAGAATCTCTAATGCGTGAGAGGAACTTATCTTGA